From the Aptenodytes patagonicus chromosome 25, bAptPat1.pri.cur, whole genome shotgun sequence genome, the window GTACAGCAGCTCgtaaattttaatttcagcacAATGGATAGGGGAGACTCAAAATAAGCCTTAAAATAATTGAGAAGACTTATTTTAAGATttggaactgaaaataaaaacgAGTTTGCATGTACTGTCTTACAAACCTTGCTCCCTCAGCAATGCTAGACCGCAGTCTGTCTTCGTTTAATGTAgaataaaaccccacaaatattAGCTGAAGTATTGGGGTAGAATTATTTTGAAGGCTGTGTAAGCGAACAGAAAATATTACACGGATATTTTGGCTGTCGGGATTCAAACCAGTTTTGACATTGTTTTTAATCGGTGGTTCTTGGAGTGTTGCAGGTAACTTAGAGGATACATTTATTGCATATGTGCTTTAGATAAATGCACCAGGAAAAGACTTAAGCGGTATCCGTGTGTTAAATGCCAGAAGGGTTGCTTCTTCCTTTGTAGTCAAAACTGCATATTCAGTTGAGCAGTGTTGAACTGGGCTAGTTAAGGTACCATGCTAGGGTTAGATAGTTGTTAAAACACTTGCTGCAGTCTTTCCAGATCTCCTCCTCCCCATCTGTACGTTCCccttcttgcaggaaaaaaaaaccccgaaaaaccaagcaacaaacagaaaagctCAATTGGATGGAATATTCACATAACGGTGTTACACCCCAAAGGTTAAATCGTTTGGGAAttgtgaagggggggggggttagaCACACTTTTAAGAACAAATCTTTGGTTTATTTCTACTGCTGTCATGTTTGGGATTCCTGCCTCCGTAAGGGCTATTAGTTCTGCCGCAGAGCTGTCCGAAAGTCACCTCATCAGCCCTCTCCCGGAAAAAGACCATTTTACTTAAAGCTCCCTCAGAACAAGAGACTGAACGTGCTGCTCGACAGTCTAGCCTGTAAATCGGTATCATTCAGGTGGAGTATCCGGCATCGTGTCCCGTTTTCCCCGACCCTCCACTGCTTCGCTGCAAACTGCTGCATGAGCTGGTTTGAGATTGCTCAGATGCTGCTTGCTTCCCCCCTCTCCTGGGGAGAGGGTTAGAGCAGCGTTGGTTCTTGCAAGCCATATAACCTTTCTTTGAGACGTTGCGACTACAAGATTTTATAATACAGTAATAATGAAAATGACTATTGTACTTAGATTTTAGCAACTTGTGAAATAAACCCCGGATTTTCATTTGAAACCCGtgttgcaatttgggagctgtgtggtgttttgttttggtttttttttttttaattttatttttttataacctAATTTATTATCTGTTTGATTTCTGAGCGCGGGCGAGATTGCAGTCCTTTTGCTCAGAAACACGGCAAGTGGCCTGGTTGaaccttttatttttatagcGCAGTCAACTTGGACGGCTTTTCCAGTTCGTGTAAAGGGTGACTTTGCTGATTTTTGTATTCTAGGGATTCCTGTAAATGGCATTCCAGCTGTAATTGTGAGGAAGACTCTTGGTTAATCTTAAATTCGAGATagtttggggttggggggggtttCTATAGACATTTTTATCATCGTTTAAGGAATTGTTCATTTACCTCTGAATTCTCAGACCTAgttgtcacttttttttgtttgtttgcttagtaaggagaaaaaaaaaaaagaccaaagtgCAGTTCAGAATGGAAAATGGGGGACAGAAACGAAAATGGGCTGCAGAAGTGAGCAGAGCGGAGCAGGCTTAGGCAGGTCTCATCAGAAACCCTATTTGGCTCATTTGTCACTTTCTCCTTTTGGAAGGAGGGGGCACAGaaggcatttttttaataataaatatataaatatataaatatatatataatgcaaAAAGACCTCAAGGAACCGCAGTAGTGTTTGTCTGCTTAAGGCAGAGTTACGCTGTATATTGCATTTAGCGAAATAACTTGcattgtgctttttttaaaacgaggagaaaaaaaaaagaagaagaatttaTAATCATCTAACAAAGGAGTGTAACAGAGTAACGTTACGCCAGCGCAGGGTATGTTTTTGTCACTCGTATTTATTGTGACTCTAAATCTTtgataataaaacaaaaatttaaaaaaaaattcccactaAAACCTGATAGTCTCAATGGCGGAAGAATCTGAAATCGGTAACTGTATATTGTATTGTGAGGGATTTTTAGTATTTGAATGACAATAAACAAATGGACAAACTGTTGGGTCTGCCTCTGATTTCGAGTGTATCGGTTTTGAGAGACGCCTTGTTTTGCACCCCGCGCCTGTCGGTGAGGATGCGCGAGATGAGGTGGTGGTCTGCCCCTTTCctctggggagggggcagctgcTTCCCCCAAAACAGGTGATGGGAGGAGAACGGACGGGGGCGGAGAAGATGACGTCTACGTGGGATTCTACGGATTGAAATTCAAAGGCAGAAACGGATTAAGCGTCCTCACAGATGCCGCCTCTGGATGCAGACAGGGCCCGCGCGCTCTCCGGCCAGAAACGAGACACAAACGCCTCGTCAGCCTTTCTTCTCCCCCTGGAACTGCTGCTCTCCGCCCCTCGGTTACCCTTTTCTCCTATCCGTTGTACGTGTCCTGCCGTAAAACCTTCACCTCCCGCGTACGCGAGCCGGAGAAGATGAAACAAGCTGCCTGCGTTCTGCCCGCATGCCACGGAGCGGGCTGGGAGCCGGAGGGCTGCAGTTGCGGTCACTCTGCCACTCCAAAACTGGGAGTTTAACCCCATGTTCCTCCTGAAATACTTGAATGCGTTAACAAGTTTATTTAAATACTCCAGGCTAACTCAAGAGGCCAGTGGATCGCTACCCtctgggaggggaaaggggagatgTAGATCGCAAACTTGAACAAGAACGTTGCCAAAATCTTTTTGGCCCCAACTCTGGATAAAAACAAAGCTGTCGGAGCATCGCTCAGCAGTCTGGGAAGTGCCGCAGACGCGATGCGTAGCCAGTCTCGTCGCACCTGGGTCTCTCCTGGTACTGGCAGTTCCCCAAAGCCGTTCCCCTTGTCTTTCGGCTCACGGTGGTTTGCAGCAAGGCGAAGAAACGCGGCTTTGCCGACAGCCCATGCTCTGGAGTTGCTTGtttggagggagagagggaagaaggggcACGGTTCCTGCTCTAGAACGAATCCCAGCttgaggggagagaaaaaacacttttttttttttttttcagctcaggttTCCATATGCAGCGTGTGCGTTTGTATTGTCAAGGGCAAGACTGCAACGGTAACTCGGGATTCATGCACGGGCTGGATCGAGCCCTGGGCGTCGGTCGGTCACACTAAGCTGGAATCCCCCCCGATCCTCATCGGGCATCCCAGCCTCATCCTGCCAGAAATACTCCGATGGCTGTTTCCAGCCGCGGTCCAGAGCCACTGCCCTGTGGTAAGTGGGAAGATGCCGTTTCAAGGAAGAAGCGACGGTTGCCGTCTGGCTGTGTTCTGGCGAGCCTTCCTGATGGGAACGCTTCAACCCGCCAAGGAGGAAAAGCGGCTCGTTCTGGGTGAAAGCAGGAATAACTCGTTTTGGCGTCCTAAACCCTGATTTTTGGAACTGCAAGAGCCGACGCCATGGGAGGAGTGTCCCGCAGGTCCTGCTGACGGCCTGCGGGCGGCAGAGCCAGCAAGGAGGAGGTTtcagcgcagggcagagccccttCCCTGCAAGGGAAGCCTTGTTTTACGGGCGGATCTGCACCGACAGCCCCGAGCGGCGTGGGGCAGCGCGGGCAGGCCCGGGTCCCCCCCAGCCCACCTCGCCTGGCTCCGCTGGATGCAGCTGGGTCAGCTTTGACCTGAACACCCCGCTGCGTTCACAGACGGTTGAAATGTTTGACCctcggggggagggagggggggatggTTTTTGGGGTCCTTTACAAGCTGCTTTTGGCCTTctagaattgggaaaaaaaaaaatctctaaatttCTGCGTATGCAAGTTCAGGAACCAGTTTAATTCAAGCTATTTCATTTTCCTCAAAGCTGTTTAATTGCTGTGCTGGTGAAGGCTCTTGCCGAGGAAGTCTTTTTATGCAAAACTGCTGAAGTGCAAGCGATTAGCAGTAGGCTATTTTGGTACCAAAACCATCGAGCTACGGTGGATTGAAGCGGTAGAAGATGGCAATATCTGAACCTGGcaggctccggggggggggggggggggcagctgaaCCAGATAACGTTGTAGAGAGGTCCTCTACTGCAGGCTAGCACCTCAAAAGTCACAGAGGTGATTCTGTCGTGCTAATTGTGTGCGCCGATTTAGATATCGCTGGTATCGGAAGGGTTAACTCCACTACACTCCACCCTGGAAAAACTCCCCGTACAGGGGCTGCGGTAGGAAATGCAGCCACTGGAAATTACAGGtctgctgcccccagcagccggggcaggggctgagcccctcggcaggaggaggaggaggagaaggagggggccCTCCTGTGATGTGATGAGATGAAACGCATCACCTTCAGAGCACTGAGAGCCGGGAGGATTTGAATCCCTCCTGACGACCGTGGCAATACTGTCCGCGACCTGTTTTattcccattccccaccagctaCACGGGAGCTTTCCCCTCCGCTTGTCGGGGCTTGCCCCGTGGCTCGGCCCGCTCtgaacccccagctctgctccccgcCGAGGGGATCCCCTCGGGAGCAGAGAGGCTTCGGGTTTCCTTTCGACCTTACAAATGCTTGGCCGGGTCCCAAAAGTGGCAGCGTGATGCGGCTGCCGTGTAACAGCGGGGCAGGATTGCATCAGCTCCTGCTTCGGAGCCAGCTGCGGGGTCTCACCTTGCTTGAGACAGCGGGGAGCTGCTCCCTCGTGTCCTGCACCTCGATGCCCTGTCCTCGgccagggaaagaagaaaagcttagGCTGCGATCAATACGGTCGAAAAAGGGAAAGTTTGGCTCTTTAAATACCTTCTTTGCTATTAAAGATGAATTATGTGATGAAAAGAGAGCCCCCCTTCATCGTCACAGCCGCAGTAGGTTTAAGGCGTACCAGGGAGAGACGTCTAAAAACCCTTTTAAACACAAGTAAAATGCTAAAAAGCTGTTTTTCGTGTCAATCCCCCACTCCCCTCTCCGGACTTTGGCGGTGATGGGGGAAAGCGGCAGTCGATGCGGTTTGGGGCATCCCGAACTGGAACACGTGGGACGGCTcagggcagggagcgggggggcgAGGGGATGCTGGAACCAGCCGAGCCATCTTCCTCCAGGTGAATCGGATGGGAAAATTGAGGTATTGCTTAGCAAAAGCCTTAATAATTGCCTTAATAATGATTATTTGAATGAGGATTTCTATTCCGAAGGATGAaagttgtttatttaaaaaggaatttgtcAGGCAACCCAAGCTGTGAAATAATgacttctgtaaaacaaaacaacttttgtttGTTCCCTTTTTGCAGTAACAAAGCCTCGCTTTTAAGTCAGGCTTAAAAGCAGGAGAGCGCATGGCACGTCAGCCCTCGGGTGCTCTTCCCCGGTGGCCATCGTCCTGCAGAGAAGGGACCGACTCCTTGAAGTCTGCTGCTAAAATTAGCGCCAGGTCTGAGCCTCCTGCTCTGCTAATTACAGGTCTGTGAGATAAGTGGGTGGTGTGCTACAAAACCGGCTTCTCCCGTGTTTCAGAATGGCCGGGATGGAGCTGTTCGATGGGATTTATGAGGTTTTGAGTTGACAGCCCTAGAGAAGGGTAAATCGGGGTTTGTGGGTTCAAGTGATACGTGGAAACCTCATCAAATGTGTTCCTTCCCCCTGCGATGCAGAAATAATCCCATTTATGCAAGCCCCATCCCGGGCACTCAGCACTGCGCCCATCGCCTGAGCTCGGGGCGGCCGGCACGCCGACCCTCGCTCCGTCTGCTCCAAAGACCCCGACCCGGCTCGTGCACCGTCCTCGGCGTGAGCCAGCTCCTCCTGAAGCGGATGCTGCGTGGTACCCGCGTCGCCCCAGGCTCTCGTCTCGGGGGAACTGGGGATTCGGGGGGGGATTATAACCCCCCGTGGATGTAAGACCCCAACCCGAGGCAGCCCCTCTTCGCTGGGCGGCTCTTTTATATCAAGGAATGTTATTCCCAGCGGTTCCCGTATCGTggtgctgctcctgcctgtgctgcctgctttTCGAGAGCTCTGCAGTGATGCACCTCGCAGGTAGGGAGATGTCACcatggggttggttttttttttttgtcggtGCACCAGGTTTGCGACGCCGGGGTGTTGCTCCAGGCCGTCCCCCCGGCACCCTTCTCCCTGGCTGCAGGGGAGCCAGCAGAACAAAACCCGATGGGTTTGCGTCTTCCGGCAATTAGCGGGCGGCATGAAACATCCCGGCACGCCTTTGCACGGAGCTAGTGGCCGGGCAGAGCTCTGGCCTCGGTTTTCCCTGTGGATGGAGTCTCCCTCAGCCTTGAGCTCCCCCCCTCCAGCCCGGGAGCCCCCAACCCTGGGGGTCTCGGGGTCCTGCAAAGCCACCAGACCTGGTCGGAGTTAAATGCAGAATTTTGGCTTCCGAGGTGGAAGGGAGCCGGGGGCTTTGGGCTGCTCAAGGATGGGGTTTCTCTTTGTAAATGAGCTGACTGatctctcctgcttttcttctccctccccgtGCACAGCCAGGCTGGATCAGGGAACGCGCGTAGGTGTCCTGCCAAAGTCACGCCAGCTTCGTTAGGATAATTTGCCGGCAGAAGAATCCCCAGGTAAGCATTAAACACTCCGAACCCAGAAACAAACCCCGTCTGCTGGGAAATGAGGCtgaatttcttcctcttccccttcccctcgtCCTGCATCTTTAATTCACCCCCTGAATCGTACGCCCCCGTCCTCCAGATGTGGCTTTGGGGGTTTTCTCCAGCCTTTCCCTGGTGTGTGTGGTGGGGCTGGAGCATGCACTGAGTCCAGAGCTGGTCCCAGCCATGCCCTCGGTGATTTCCCTGTTAGATTACATcctcccccaccaaaaaaaaacccccgcactgcctccccatcccctccacACCTTCGTTTCCCTGGCTCATTAGCTCAGTGAGCTTAATCATGAGCCAGCGATGGCTTTCTATCTTCTCAGAgcggggaaaagaaaaggagcaggaggTTTCCATCAGCCCAGGCATGGTGGGGAGCAGCCGCCGCAGGGGTGGCCCCCCTGGGAGTGCAGCCTCTTCTCTGGAGCATCCTCAAAGGGAAAACCTCAGAGTCCCAGGGGAGTGGGAGCTCAGCGCCCGACCCCGGAGCGCACAGGGACCCGTTGGGGTGATGAAGGGACCACACGCGAGTTGGGAAACGGCTCCTGGCGTGGGAACGCGGCTGGGGAGCGGGAACCCCCCCGGGGCAGCCGCAGCTCGAACCACGGCAGCGGAGGGGGATGAGGTTTGACTGTGCTCTGGATGGATTCAGTGCTCTGAGCGTGAGCAAAGCTAACAGCAAGGGAACGAAGGGggtattttgttttctcaatGGGCCAAGCAGCTGCTGGAGACCTGGATTTGCGGTTGTGCCCGAAGGTGCAGCTTATTCCGGGGGCACCCACTGGGAAAGCACTTGGACGGGGAGCTAACACCCGTGTTTTCCCCTCCAGATGTGTTTCCCCGGGGGACGTCGGTGAGAATCACGGGTCGCCGTCGGGTTTAACTTCCATCTCTGCCAAAAGTGGGGGCAGGAGGACGATGTCCGGAGCCAGCGAGCGGGTCACGGGGTGGCTGCTCGTTCCCCTACAAGGGTCTTTGCCCACCTCTCGGCTCCGTTCTGCAAATTCAGTTGCAATGAAATGATTTGGTACTGGGGAAGCCGAGCGAGTTGATCGTCTATAAAGGCTGAACGAGCCGTGGCAGATGCGGAGGAAGATCCCGGCTCCGGGCACTGGCGCTAACGAACCCATGGGGTCGCTCAGGATGGGGCAAGGAGCGGGAGGCTTTCCTGCATCCGCCGGTGCATCCCGCCAGGACCACGGGCATCCCTGGGCTCGCCCTCCCCCGTGTCCTCCCCGTCGCCCTCGCCCTGCCGGGTGGGCAAACCCCACTCCCCAGCACCGGAGCCTCCctgtgtcgtgtgtcccccccctcaCCCAGCCCAGTGATCCCGGCTGCAGCCGGGCCAAGCCTCCATGGGCAGGATTTGGGTCAGGAGGCAGCaatcctcccccccacccccccaccccccccaatccCACGGCTCCCGTGGGCGTCTGGGAGCAAAGCGGCGCTGCGgaaagcagggagctgctgcccgCGGGGCTCGGCCGAAGTGTCCCCCCTCTCCCCGGGGTGCCCTTTCCCCCCACCCGGGGCTGCCCCCAGCATCTCGGCGAGCGCCTGCCCGGCGGCCTGGGCCACACAATCTGCAGTTATTAAGTCCCCGCGGCAGCCAAGGGATTACGGCCGCCGATTAGAGCCTAAGACAAGTGTGACCTTGATCTTGAAACATCCAAGGGCTTACAGAGCCGGGGGGTGCGGGGAAAACCATCCTGGGGGGCACGGGGCGCTGTGGGGGTCCTacaccctgctcctgccctgcagagccgggaggccggggggcggggggggggtggggggtcgcACAGATAAAATGGTGGGTGCTGGCTGCGGCACCACCCGGAGCTGTGggggccttgggggggggggggcagagcacAGCCGGGGGTTGGGGtgcgaggggctggggggagcacGCGGCCCGGGGCGCGTGCGCTGGTGGGTGTGCGCTCCCGTGCGAGCACGCTTGTTGGTGCACCCTCGCCGGTGCGTGCTTGCACGTTTTTTGGTGCATGCTTGCTGGCGGGTGCACGCTTGGCAGCGCGTGCCTGCCCGTGGCTGCGCGCTTGCTGGTGCGTGCTTAACCACGGCTGCGCTCTTGGTGCGCGCTTGCCAGCGGGTGCACGCTTTTTGCTGCACGTTTGCAAATGGGTGCGCGCTTGCTGGTGGGTGCACAGAGCGGGGGGCTGCCTTGCCTGCCAGCGGGTGCACCCCACCCTtcgccccccaccccctcccgTGGCTCCAGCAGCCGCCCCGTCCGGCCGCACCCCGCCGGGGGTTtggtgcccgggggggggggcgtgcagCGGGACGGGGTGTGCACCGGGGCGGGGGGTTGGGGAGCGTGCACCGGGACCTGGCGTGCACAGGGGGGAGGGTGCATGCACCGATGCGGGCGTGTACGGGCTGTGTGTGCAGGAGCCCTGCCCCGGTACCGAGCGTGCACGCAGGGGCTGAGCACCCCCGGGTGCAGGATCCGTGCACGGAGCGCAGCGGGCTCCCCCGGTGTCCCCGCCCCGTGCCCGGGGGCTCGGCGACACCTCGCGGCCGCAGCCGCCtcccggtcggtcggtcggtccgtCCGTCCGCCGGGTTCCCCCGGCACGGGGACCGGCGGGGGTGGGACCCACCTCTTCCCGCCGCCTGCGTTGCCCCTTTAAGGCGCGGCCGGCGGCgctctgcgggggggggggggccgctgtcACGTGGTGCCCCCCACAGAGCCTTTCCGGCGAGCGCGGCGGAAGTGACGTCGGTGCGGCCGCCGGGATGGCGGCGCCGAAGGTGAAGCAGGACATGGCCCCGCCGGGCGGGTACGGGCCCATCGACTACAAGCGGCACCTCCCGCGCCGCGGCCTCTCAGGTGGGCggcggccggggagcggggccgggccggccccgggagGCCCCGCGGGGGAGGCCCGGCCCGGTGCCCCGGTCCCTCCGGTGCCCCGGTCCCTCCGGTGTCGCCCCtcacccgctcccccccccccccctcaggttACAGCCTCTTCGCGCTCGGCATCGGCAGCCTCCTGCTGGGCTACTACACCCTCATCAAGTGGAACCGGGAGCGCAGGTgccacacacacccaccccccccccggggctccccccggtCCCTCCCCGGGAcgctccgcccgccccccgcctcctcctccgcgTCCCCTGCCCGGGGCTCCCCGGGTCCCCCCTGCGCTCCTGCCCGGGGGCTCGCCGGTTCTGGCACCTCGTTCTTTCCCGCCCCCGGGGCTGTGCTCCggttcccccagccctggccggGTTTCTCTCGCCTTTCTCCCGCCTCTCTCTAACCCCCTGCCCGGGATTTGCTTTCCCCACGGCCCCTCCCCGGGACCCCACGTcccctccccgggaccccccgggcCTTCCCGGCTTCCCCCGGTGCCCCGCTGAGCTCtgacccccccacacaccccgtcccgtcccgtcccgacGCAGGCGGCTGCTCATCGAGGACCTGGAGGCGCGGATCGCCCTGATGCCGCTGCTGCAGGCGGAGTCGGACCGCAGGTaccgggggctcgggggggggggggggggccccgcCGGGCGTCGTGTCGCGTCCCCCCGCTCCGGGCTCAGCCTTCCCCTCTCTCGCAGAACCCTCCGCCTGCTGCGGCAGAACCTGGACGAGGAGGCCAAAATCATGAAGGACGTTCCTGGCTGGAAGGTTTGTGACTCCCGGATGCCCGGTGAGGTGGGGGGGGGCCGGTGCCGGAGGCTGCCCCTCGGTGATCCCCGGGGCAGCGGCTGGTGCCGGGGCAGGAACCGGCCGCCCCTGTGGGTTTGGGTCCGTGTCGGATCTCTGGGACAGCTCAGATTGCCTGGGCTTGAAGAAGCCCCCCAGGaaccggcggcgcggggggctaCGCTGAGCAGTAAACCTCAATCCCCCCCCACCTCAGGGCTTagacccggggcggggggacgctGGTCACGGCGAGGCGGCTGCGCCCGTCCCCCCTCCAGCGCTCTCTCCCCGCCCAGGTCGGCGAGTCCCTGTTCCACACCGACCGCTGGGTCCCCCCGACGCTGGACGAGCTCTACTACCTGCGCCCCACCAGCGAGATGGACAACGAGAAGTTCGGGCTGCAGTACTACGTCTgaggcacggcacggcgcggcgcggcgctcccCGGGCCGCCGGCTTCCCCCGGTGctgcggggggggcaggggggggcggGTTTGGTGGCTGCCAGGTGCCGCCTGTTCCAGCGTCTGTTATTAAAACCGCACGGATCCGTGGTGTCGGACACGGTGTCGCGCGTCTTCCTGTACGGCTCCGTATCCCCCAGCGGGAAATTTTGCCGTTCCCGGGGCGTTTGCTGCTCTTCCCTGCTTGTGCGTGTCCGGGGGTCCCGGCTCCCCCTCCCGGAGCCCTGGATTGGGGTGGGAGAGCGGGAAGGGCTGTGAGAGGCGGCCGGTCGCTGCGGGGCTGAGCCGGCCTGCGCTCCAGCTGCCGAAAGTGCCCGAGAGGGGCCGGGTACCTGCACTCCCGGCCCTACCTGTCCCCTGCAGTGGAGACTTGTCCGTCAGGGTCGGGGTCTGGCGGGGGGTCGGGGTTCGGCGGGGGGCAGCCCTGCGGGCTCTGAGCTCGCCCTGGGGTCGCTGATGCCGCAGATGGGGCTTCCACCGGGGCGGAGGGGGTGAAAAACGCCGATTTTGAGTCTTTGGCACGTTCCCgttgcttgggggggggggggggggaagagcttcCTGGGGTCGCTgcggggtgcaggcagctgcccccctGCTACCTGCAGGCcgagggaggggacgggggggtcACAGACGCGATTTCTGCCGCCCCCCGCGCTCCCGCCACCGCTGCGGCAGCAACCGCCCGGGGGCGCGGGGTGGGCGGGGGACCGGTGCGatgctcccggggggggggggggccgggcggggcgggggcagccggAGCCGCCTCCCCCGGGCGGCACCGCGAAGCgccggggggggccgcgccgccgccgctcccgcagGGCTCCACCGCTGCCCCGTCCCGCTGCCCGGCATGAGCTCCGCGCCCGGTCCCGGCCGGGAGCCGCCCCGGTACCTCAGGTGAgtccggccccccccccccccgccccgggactgCGCGATGGGGGCTCTGGGGGCCCTGGGATTGGGGGTCCCGGGGAGCCGCCGCGCCTGCGCCCCTCACCGTGCGCCCGCACCGGGGCTGCCTGGGTTCGCCCCCAGCacggccgggaccccccccccagccggtgCCCCCCGCCGGCGCACCCTGGGCCGGTCCCCGCTGCCCGCAGGGACGTGGTCGGCGCCGGGTACCCGCGGGACGTGGTGGGGACCCCGGGAGGGTGCCGGGGGCTCCCGCGGCCCCGGCGGTGGGGCGGGACCCTCCGCTGCCCCGGACCCCCCCCTCGGGTCGGCTCCTGCCCCCTCTGATGCTCTTGGGCTCCTCCGGGCAGGGACACGGTGCCTCCGGCCCCCGCGCTGTCCCCACGCGTGTCCCCCGGGACAGTCGGTCCCCCGGGGCAATCCCACCCCGGCTTCTCGCACCCCCGAgccgcgggggtggggggggctggtACCCAAATAGCCTCGGTTGCCAGAGCAACTGCATCCCGGGTCTCCATGGCTGCGGCAGGGATGCCTCCGGCAGACGCGTCCCCagcgcggggagcggagcgggggggACCCCGGTCCCGGGCAGGGCTGGTGCCTCCGGTGTCCCCCCCGCTTGcaccccggcgggggggggggtcccgcagccgagctgtgctggggaggaacGAGCAGCGGCACAGAGCAGGGATGCGGAGCCGGGATGCAGAGGGGGAGATACGGAGCTGGGATGCGGAACCGGGATGAAGAACTGGGATGCAGAGCCCGGGGTGCCCCACTCCTGGGGCCGGGGTACGGGAGGGGACGCAGGAGGGATGCTCGCGAGCCCCTCGTCCGTcgactcctctccctcctgctccccgcAAGGTCTCTGCCCCGTCGGCACAGCGGCAACCCCGGCCATCCGCCGTCCCCTCCGGGAGGCACCAGTAACTGGGTTGAACTGGGTTGGACTGGGCTTCGCTGGGTCTCCCCTGGGCTCTGAGGGGTATCTACCCCCGCGCAGGGGACGGGGGCAGCattccccccgccgccgcctccccagGCCCTATAAGCAAAGCCAAACTGCAAAGCCCGGGACGAGCCGGGAGGGCTGG encodes:
- the NDUFA13 gene encoding NADH dehydrogenase [ubiquinone] 1 alpha subcomplex subunit 13; the protein is MAAPKVKQDMAPPGGYGPIDYKRHLPRRGLSGYSLFALGIGSLLLGYYTLIKWNRERRRLLIEDLEARIALMPLLQAESDRRTLRLLRQNLDEEAKIMKDVPGWKVGESLFHTDRWVPPTLDELYYLRPTSEMDNEKFGLQYYV